A part of Podarcis muralis chromosome 13, rPodMur119.hap1.1, whole genome shotgun sequence genomic DNA contains:
- the LOC114582128 gene encoding calcium-binding protein 5 — translation MQNTLGPACIFLRKGIAEKQGERELGADEIEELREAFDEFDKDKDGYISCKDLGNLMRTMGYMPTEMELIELSQQINMNLGGRVDFEDFVEMMTPKLLAETAGMIGLQEMRDAFKEFDTNGDGEITLDELYQAMQRLMGERLTSREIADVVKEADVNGDGTVDFEEFVRMMSR, via the exons ATGCAGAACACCCTGGGACCAGCCTGCATCTTCCTGCGCAAGGGGATTGCTGAGAAACAGGGG GAGCGGGAACTGGGAGCAGATGAAATCGAAG AGCTCCGTGAGGCCTTCGATGAGTTTGACAAGGACAAGGATGGCTATATCAGCTGCAAAGATTTGGGCAACCTCATGAGGACAATGGGGTACATGCCGACTGAGATGGAGCTTATCGAACTGTCGCAGCAGATCAACATGAATC TTGGAGGGCGCGTGGATTTCGAGGACTTTGTGGAGATGATGACCCCAAAGCTGCTGGCAGAGACGGCGGGCATGATTGGACTTCAGGAAATGAGGGATGCCTTCAAGGAG TTTGACACCAACGGGGATGGCGAGATCACTCTGGATGAGTTGTACCAGGCcatgcagaggctgatgggcgaGCGGCTGACGTCCCGGGAGATTGCTGATGTGGTGAAGGAAGCCGACGTCAATGGAGACGGGACGGTGGATTTTGAGG AGTTTGTGAGGATGATGTCACGCTGA